ATGTGGTACGATAATATTCACCTGCCAAATCCTTTTGAAATTTCTTCCTTTGGTGCAGAATCGAACCTGCGGCTTCGAACTGAGCCAAGAGCAGAATATATCCGAAGTTATTTAAAGCAATTAGCAAAATATCACTTTCATGATACAGGCGAAAATTCACCCTTTAACAAAGAGTCAAATATAGATAACGATAAATATTATCTTTATGAAAAAGGTAGTAACTTAGCGGCGTACCTTTACAATATAAAAAAAGAAAAACCTATTACCTATAACTTTATTTTAAAAACTATTCAAAGCATTGCACCCTACTTTTTAGATTTCTTTTTTCGCACCGAAAAAAATGGAAACCTAAAATTGAGATGGCAAAGCAGATATAGCTCCTCTGTGTATGGCGTAAATGATTTATCTGATGGTACTATTCGTTTTATTGCTTTATCAACGCTTTTTCTACAACCAGACTTGCCACAGACTATTATTATTGACGAGCCAGAATTGGGTTTGCACCCTTCTGCAATCGCAAAACTTGCAGGCTTAATTAAGTCAGCAGCAGCAAAAAAGTGCAAGGTTATTATCGCAACACAATCCACCGACTTAGTTAGTTATTTCGAACCCGAAGACATCATAACCGTCGACCAAAAAGATGGTGAAAGCATTTTTGAACGACTTTCAACAGAAAAATTAAGCGAGTGGTTAGAAAATTATACGCTTGATGAACTTTGGAAAAGAAATATTATTTCAACAGGACATCTAAACTTCTAAATAAAAAATAAATTTCACACTATGAAAAGACTTCTTGTCATCTGTGAGGGCGAAACGGAGCAGGCTTTTTCTGCAAAGACTTTAAGACCATTTTTTGAAGAAAAAAGCATTTATTTGCACGCCCCACTTATCAAAGCATCGGCAGGTGGAATTGTTAAGTGGGCTGTTTTGAAGGAACAGATTGAAAGGCATCTCAAAGAGGATAAAAATGTTTACCTTACAACCCTCATAGACTATTATGGCATAAGTGCCAAACATCTATTTCCACAATGGGCAGAGGCACAGAGCATTTCAAATAAAAGTAGCCGTTTGGATTTTTTAGAACAATCTATGCAAGCAGATATAAATTTACCGCTTCGCAACAGATTCTTCCCTTATCTACAACTCCACGAATTTGAAGCCCTGCTTTTTAGCAATATTGAAGTGATGAAAAGCCAAATTCCACCTCAAGATTTAGTGGGGATAAAAGAACTCGAAACAACAAATTCCGACTACCCTAACCCCGAAATGATAAATGATAACCAAGCGACAACGCCTTCCCATAGGCTTAAACGCATTATTAGGGGCTACAATAAAATTGTGCATGGAGATATAATTTCTGATGTAATTGGTTTATCTCGCATCAGAGAAAAATGCCCTCGCTTTAACAGCTGGATAACAAAGTTAGAAAATATTTAGTATGTTTTTTGCTTTATCTTTGCATCTTTTAAATAGAAACTCTGACCCATGATACCCTACGGAAAACAGCACATTTCAGAACAAGACATTGCCGCAGTTACGGCAGCCCTACAACACGACTTCCTCACACAAGGTCCTAAAATTGCCGAGTTTGAGGAAAAATTTGCCCAGTATGTAGGCGCAAAATATGCCGTTGCCCTTGCCAATGGGACAGCCGCGCTGCACCTTTGCGCTTTGGCGTTGAATGTAAATGAAAAAAGTCGCGTCATCACTACGCCCATTACTTTTGCAGCTTCGGCAAATTGCGTGCTTTATTGTGGCGGAAAGGTAGAGTTTGTAGACATAGACCCCAAAACTGCCCTGATTGACTTAGAAAAGGTAGAAAATCTTTTGCAGGCAAACCCTAAGGGTACTTTTTCGGGCATCATTCCCGTAGATTTTATGGGGCTGCCCGTAAATTTGGAAAAAGTACGTACCTTAGCCGACGAGTACGGACTTTGGATTATCGAAGATGCTTGCCATGCACCGGGCGGCTATTTTATAGACTCAAAGGGTGAAAAACAGACCTGTGGAAATGGAAATTATGCTGATTTAGCTATTTTTTCTTTTCACCCTGTTAAGCACATTGCCTGCGGTGAGGGCGGCATGATTACGACAAATCGCAAAGATTTGTACGATAAGTTACAACTTTTGCGCACGCATGGCATTACCAAAAATCCTGACTTGCTACAGGAAAATCACGGCGGTTGGTACTACGAAATGCAGACTTTGGGCTATAACTACCGCCTGCCTGATATTTTGGCTGCACTTGGTGTATCTCAATTAGAAAGAGCTGATGAAGGTTTAGAAAAAAGGCAGGAGATTGCGACACGTTATGATGCAGCTTTCAAAAATAGCAAGGTTTGTTTTTTTCAATACCCAAAAGAAAAAAT
The window above is part of the Hugenholtzia roseola DSM 9546 genome. Proteins encoded here:
- a CDS encoding AAA family ATPase, encoding MNKIEIKGYKSIKELSLEIRSINIFIGANGSGKSNFLSFFDFLKQIHNRNLQEFVALKGTDTFLHKGDKVTSEISTKLYFPNTNAYSFTLKKGEAGFVFVKEGMWYDNIHLPNPFEISSFGAESNLRLRTEPRAEYIRSYLKQLAKYHFHDTGENSPFNKESNIDNDKYYLYEKGSNLAAYLYNIKKEKPITYNFILKTIQSIAPYFLDFFFRTEKNGNLKLRWQSRYSSSVYGVNDLSDGTIRFIALSTLFLQPDLPQTIIIDEPELGLHPSAIAKLAGLIKSAAAKKCKVIIATQSTDLVSYFEPEDIITVDQKDGESIFERLSTEKLSEWLENYTLDELWKRNIISTGHLNF
- a CDS encoding DUF4276 family protein; the protein is MKRLLVICEGETEQAFSAKTLRPFFEEKSIYLHAPLIKASAGGIVKWAVLKEQIERHLKEDKNVYLTTLIDYYGISAKHLFPQWAEAQSISNKSSRLDFLEQSMQADINLPLRNRFFPYLQLHEFEALLFSNIEVMKSQIPPQDLVGIKELETTNSDYPNPEMINDNQATTPSHRLKRIIRGYNKIVHGDIISDVIGLSRIREKCPRFNSWITKLENI
- the pseC gene encoding UDP-4-amino-4,6-dideoxy-N-acetyl-beta-L-altrosamine transaminase, producing the protein MIPYGKQHISEQDIAAVTAALQHDFLTQGPKIAEFEEKFAQYVGAKYAVALANGTAALHLCALALNVNEKSRVITTPITFAASANCVLYCGGKVEFVDIDPKTALIDLEKVENLLQANPKGTFSGIIPVDFMGLPVNLEKVRTLADEYGLWIIEDACHAPGGYFIDSKGEKQTCGNGNYADLAIFSFHPVKHIACGEGGMITTNRKDLYDKLQLLRTHGITKNPDLLQENHGGWYYEMQTLGYNYRLPDILAALGVSQLERADEGLEKRQEIATRYDAAFKNSKVCFFQYPKEKIKHAYHLYVIQVEDRKGLYDYLRTHQIFAQVHYIPVHTLPYYQSLGYQKGTLPRAESYYQTCLSLPMYPTLTEAEQDFVIEKVLEFCG